A single genomic interval of Mycobacterium sp. DL592 harbors:
- the trpB gene encoding tryptophan synthase subunit beta, producing the protein MADISTPNVPRTSAAVAEPTTHDPDARGHFGEFGGRYVPEALMAVIEEVTAAYEKARTDQEFLDRLDNLQTHYAGRPSPLYEAVRLSEHVGGARIFLKREDLNHTGSHKINNVLGQALLAKQMGKTRVIAETGAGQHGVATATACALLGLECVIYMGAVDTARQALNVARMRLLGAQVVSVESGSKTLKDAINEAFRDWVTNADATYYCFGTAAGPHPFPLMVRDFQRVIGMEARTQILAQAGRLPDAVTACVGGGSNAIGIFHAFIDDPGVRLVGYEAAGDGVETGRHAATFTGGTKGAFQGSYSYLLQNRDGQTIESHSISAGLDYPGVGPEHAFLKDIGRAEYQPITDVEAMDAFGLLCRMEGIIPAIESAHAVAGTVKLAAELGTGSIVVVNLSGRGDKDVETAAKWFGLMDSPAKGDL; encoded by the coding sequence GTGGCTGACATCTCGACGCCGAACGTGCCGCGCACCAGTGCGGCCGTTGCCGAGCCGACCACACATGATCCGGACGCCCGCGGACATTTCGGCGAATTCGGTGGCCGCTATGTGCCCGAGGCGCTGATGGCGGTCATCGAAGAGGTGACCGCCGCCTACGAAAAGGCCCGCACCGATCAGGAATTCCTCGATCGGCTCGACAACCTGCAGACCCATTACGCCGGCCGGCCGTCCCCGCTGTACGAGGCGGTCCGGCTCAGCGAGCACGTGGGGGGAGCGCGGATCTTCCTCAAGCGCGAAGACCTCAACCACACCGGTTCGCACAAGATCAACAACGTCCTCGGGCAGGCGCTGCTGGCCAAGCAGATGGGCAAGACCCGGGTGATCGCCGAGACCGGCGCGGGCCAGCACGGTGTGGCCACCGCGACGGCGTGCGCGCTGCTCGGCCTGGAGTGCGTGATCTACATGGGTGCCGTGGACACCGCCCGCCAGGCACTCAACGTGGCCCGGATGCGGCTGCTGGGTGCCCAGGTGGTCTCGGTGGAGTCGGGATCGAAGACGTTGAAGGACGCGATCAACGAGGCCTTCCGCGACTGGGTCACCAATGCCGATGCGACGTATTACTGCTTCGGTACCGCGGCAGGCCCGCACCCGTTCCCGTTGATGGTGCGTGACTTCCAGCGCGTGATCGGGATGGAAGCCCGTACCCAGATCCTCGCCCAGGCCGGCCGGTTGCCGGATGCGGTGACCGCCTGTGTGGGCGGCGGCTCCAACGCCATCGGCATCTTCCATGCATTCATCGACGACCCCGGGGTGCGTCTCGTCGGCTACGAGGCCGCCGGTGACGGTGTCGAAACAGGACGCCACGCCGCCACGTTCACGGGTGGGACAAAGGGCGCCTTCCAGGGCTCGTACTCGTACCTGCTGCAGAACCGTGACGGCCAGACCATCGAATCCCATTCCATCTCAGCCGGTTTGGACTATCCCGGGGTGGGCCCCGAGCATGCGTTCCTCAAGGACATCGGCCGCGCGGAGTACCAGCCGATCACCGACGTCGAGGCGATGGACGCGTTCGGGCTGCTGTGCCGGATGGAGGGCATCATCCCGGCCATCGAGTCGGCACACGCGGTGGCGGGCACGGTGAAACTGGCGGCCGAGTTGGGCACTGGTTCGATCGTGGTGGTCAACCTCTCGGGCCGTGGCGACAAGGACGTCGAGACCGCGGCCAAGTGGTTCGGGCTGATGGACAGCCCAGCCAAGGGGGACCTGTGA
- a CDS encoding FadR/GntR family transcriptional regulator, giving the protein MTRIRDGEWPLGHRLPGETTLAAQLGVGRSTLREAVRELAGRGVLDSRQGAGVFVTATEAVEDWDTILRRTTIAAVIEARIAIEAEAAALAATRRTPADLRAIRRALAARGVLGLAVPDHVDADAAFHRAVVAAAHNDVLTQLFDAFLPRLRLAMIDMLKIHALPSEEGDHAAHRELADAIADRDPVAAAIASRSHLTSLKESYS; this is encoded by the coding sequence ATGACGCGCATCCGGGACGGCGAATGGCCGCTGGGACATCGACTTCCGGGCGAGACCACCTTGGCCGCACAGCTGGGCGTCGGCCGCTCGACGCTGCGGGAGGCGGTCCGCGAACTGGCCGGGAGGGGCGTACTCGACAGCCGTCAGGGCGCCGGGGTGTTCGTTACAGCCACCGAAGCCGTCGAGGACTGGGACACCATACTGCGGCGCACGACCATCGCGGCCGTGATCGAGGCGCGGATCGCGATCGAAGCCGAGGCGGCGGCGCTGGCGGCGACCCGGCGCACCCCCGCAGATCTCCGGGCGATCCGCCGCGCACTGGCCGCCCGCGGCGTCCTGGGTTTGGCGGTCCCCGACCATGTCGACGCCGACGCCGCGTTTCACCGAGCGGTCGTCGCGGCCGCTCACAACGACGTACTGACGCAGTTGTTCGACGCATTCCTGCCGCGATTGCGGCTCGCGATGATCGACATGCTCAAGATCCACGCGCTGCCGTCGGAAGAAGGCGACCATGCCGCACACCGGGAACTCGCGGATGCGATAGCCGATCGCGATCCGGTCGCCGCGGCCATCGCCAGCCGATCGCACCTGACGTCGTTGAAGGAATCGTACTCATGA
- a CDS encoding anthranilate synthase component I, translating to MHSTLAVTTSRDEFRTLASEHRVVPVTRKVLADSETPLSAYRKLAANRPGTFLLESAENGRSWSRWSFIGAGAPSALTVRDGQAVWLGTTPQGAPVGGDPLDALRQTVELLSTGLPAGRSEATGGVTGPGMPPLSGGMVGFFAYDFVRRLERLPELAVDDLGLPDMLLLLATDLAAVDHHEGTITLIANAVNWDGTDDRVDWAYDDAVARLDVMTKALGQPLPSTVATFSRPEPRHRSQRTVQEYSAVVERLVGEIEAGEAFQVVPSQRFEMTTRADPIDVYRMLRVSNPSPYMYLLQVPDEAGGTAFSIVGSSPEALVTVQDGWATTHPIAGTRWRGQTEEEDQLLEKELLTDEKERAEHLMLVDLGRNDLGRVCVPGTVRVEDYSHIERYSHVMHLVSTVTGLLAEHRSALDAVTACFPAGTLSGAPKVRAMELIEEVEMTRRGLYGGVVGYLDFAGNADFAIAIRTALMRDGTAYVQAGGGVVADSNGSYEYNEAANKAKAVLNAIAAAETLGAP from the coding sequence GTGCACTCCACCCTCGCCGTCACCACCTCGCGCGACGAGTTCCGGACGCTGGCCTCGGAACACCGCGTGGTCCCGGTGACCCGCAAGGTGCTTGCCGACAGCGAGACGCCGCTGTCGGCGTACCGAAAGCTGGCCGCCAACCGCCCGGGAACCTTCCTGCTTGAGTCCGCCGAGAACGGCCGGTCGTGGTCTCGATGGTCGTTCATCGGGGCCGGCGCGCCGTCGGCGCTGACCGTGCGCGACGGGCAGGCGGTGTGGCTGGGCACGACGCCGCAGGGTGCCCCCGTCGGCGGTGACCCGCTGGACGCGCTGCGCCAGACGGTGGAGCTGCTGTCCACTGGGCTCCCGGCGGGCAGGAGCGAAGCGACCGGGGGAGTAACGGGGCCGGGCATGCCGCCGTTGTCGGGAGGCATGGTCGGCTTCTTCGCCTACGACTTCGTCCGCCGCCTCGAGCGTCTGCCGGAACTGGCCGTCGACGATCTCGGGTTGCCCGACATGCTGCTGCTGCTGGCCACCGACCTGGCTGCCGTCGACCACCACGAAGGCACCATCACCCTGATCGCCAACGCGGTGAACTGGGACGGCACCGACGACCGAGTCGACTGGGCCTATGACGACGCCGTCGCCCGGCTGGATGTGATGACCAAGGCGCTGGGGCAACCGCTTCCGTCGACAGTGGCCACCTTCTCCCGGCCCGAACCCCGGCACCGCTCCCAGCGCACTGTGCAGGAGTACAGCGCCGTCGTGGAACGTCTGGTCGGGGAAATCGAGGCCGGCGAGGCGTTCCAGGTGGTTCCCTCGCAACGCTTCGAGATGACGACCCGAGCTGATCCCATTGATGTCTACCGGATGCTGCGGGTATCCAACCCGAGCCCGTACATGTATCTGCTGCAGGTTCCCGATGAGGCTGGGGGAACGGCGTTTTCCATCGTCGGCTCCAGTCCCGAGGCGCTGGTGACGGTCCAGGATGGTTGGGCCACAACACATCCCATCGCCGGAACCCGCTGGCGGGGCCAGACCGAAGAGGAAGACCAGCTGCTCGAGAAGGAACTGCTGACCGACGAGAAGGAACGCGCCGAGCACCTGATGCTGGTCGACCTCGGCCGCAACGATCTCGGCCGGGTGTGTGTGCCGGGCACCGTCCGAGTGGAGGACTACAGCCACATCGAGCGCTATAGCCACGTCATGCATCTGGTGTCCACCGTCACCGGTCTGCTCGCCGAGCACCGCTCCGCACTGGACGCGGTGACGGCCTGCTTCCCGGCGGGCACCCTGTCCGGCGCGCCGAAGGTGCGCGCCATGGAACTCATCGAAGAGGTCGAGATGACCCGCCGCGGGCTCTACGGCGGTGTGGTCGGCTACCTCGACTTCGCGGGCAACGCCGATTTCGCCATCGCGATCCGGACCGCACTGATGCGCGACGGCACGGCCTACGTGCAGGCCGGCGGCGGCGTGGTCGCCGACTCCAACGGCTCCTACGAGTACAACGAGGCCGCAAACAAGGCCAAGGCGGTGCTCAACGCGATCGCGGCCGCCGAGACGCTGGGCGCGCCGTGA
- a CDS encoding TetR/AcrR family transcriptional regulator — translation MIGEEWSDMAQKVRSRNKRGEGDQLRTEIISAAADLIDTGDDVRALTLRGVARRAGVSAPSIYPHFGDLEAVLDAVREGGFAELDASVEQAMAGASAPDERLIAGCLAYVRYGWRHPRRYRFMIAADGFAANAVDTFHRVEQALRECADAGLSTSLDTHTDAFLLWVGMHGMATLEKPDRAALRRLGPLDRVALTATLARRLGRLAG, via the coding sequence ATGATCGGCGAAGAGTGGAGCGATATGGCCCAGAAGGTGCGCAGCCGGAACAAGCGCGGCGAGGGCGATCAGTTGCGCACCGAAATCATCAGTGCGGCAGCAGACCTCATCGATACAGGGGATGACGTGCGGGCCTTGACCCTACGTGGCGTCGCCCGCCGGGCGGGTGTTAGTGCACCGTCGATTTATCCACATTTCGGCGACCTCGAGGCAGTGCTGGATGCCGTCCGAGAGGGGGGTTTCGCCGAGCTGGATGCTTCGGTCGAACAAGCCATGGCCGGCGCGTCGGCTCCAGATGAGCGGCTGATCGCCGGTTGCCTGGCGTATGTGCGCTACGGCTGGAGGCACCCTCGCCGATACCGCTTCATGATCGCCGCCGACGGATTTGCGGCCAATGCCGTCGACACCTTCCATCGGGTAGAGCAGGCGCTGCGGGAATGCGCCGATGCGGGGTTGTCGACCAGTCTCGACACCCACACCGACGCATTCTTGCTATGGGTCGGTATGCACGGCATGGCAACGCTGGAGAAGCCCGACCGCGCCGCGCTGCGCCGGCTGGGGCCGCTGGACCGCGTTGCACTTACCGCGACGCTGGCCCGGCGGCTGGGCCGCTTGGCGGGCTGA
- a CDS encoding carboxylesterase/lipase family protein → MHEHTVRSTTTAGVVEGFTRDGVNRWRSIPYARPPVGALRFRAPQPPQPWRGVRYCHSYANCAPQQRRYTLLGVGKYQPMSEDCLTLNVVTPQWSGPAPEGEPLPVMFFIHGGGYIMGSSATPLYDGAALARRGCVYVSVNYRLGALGCVDLSSLSTPDIPIDSNLYLRDLVLALRWVRDNIAGFGGDPDNVTIFGESAGAHAVATLIAVPEAEGLFRQAISESPASGLVSTGDTAAAIAAKFAGALGAEGPDAAAALMRARPADLVRTLDVLLERSLHEMDGAFAVGPTHGDDILPLDPIEAMRTGVAHQVPLIVGTNADEGKLFTRFMKLLPTTEHAIEKLLAFAEPETRDRITAAYPGYPRPEACVQLGGDFAFGTAAWQIAEAHGAHAPTYVYRYDYAPRTLHWSGLGATHAMELLAVFDIYRTRFGGALTVGIDRPSALKVSREVQSRWRSFSLSGVPGDGWPSYSHPERPVLVFDRHTHLEYDPHAHRREAWAGFSLAGR, encoded by the coding sequence ATGCACGAACACACCGTCCGGTCGACGACCACTGCCGGCGTCGTCGAAGGATTCACCCGCGACGGGGTCAACCGCTGGCGGTCAATCCCTTACGCTCGGCCGCCGGTGGGTGCACTGCGCTTTCGTGCGCCGCAGCCGCCACAGCCGTGGCGCGGTGTCCGGTACTGCCACAGCTACGCCAATTGCGCGCCGCAGCAGCGGCGTTACACCCTGCTCGGGGTCGGCAAGTACCAGCCGATGAGCGAGGACTGCCTGACGCTGAACGTGGTCACCCCGCAGTGGTCCGGGCCGGCCCCCGAGGGTGAGCCGCTGCCGGTGATGTTCTTCATCCACGGCGGCGGCTACATCATGGGCAGTTCGGCCACCCCGCTGTACGACGGTGCTGCGCTCGCCCGTCGCGGCTGCGTCTATGTGTCGGTGAACTACCGACTCGGGGCGCTGGGCTGCGTCGACCTGTCCTCGTTGTCCACCCCCGACATTCCGATCGACAGCAATCTGTATCTGCGCGATCTGGTCCTGGCGCTGCGCTGGGTGCGCGACAACATTGCCGGCTTCGGCGGTGACCCCGACAACGTCACCATCTTCGGTGAGAGCGCGGGCGCACATGCGGTCGCGACGCTGATCGCGGTCCCTGAGGCCGAAGGCCTTTTCCGGCAGGCGATTTCGGAAAGCCCGGCCTCGGGTCTGGTCAGCACGGGGGACACCGCCGCAGCCATCGCCGCCAAGTTCGCCGGTGCCCTCGGTGCCGAAGGACCGGATGCCGCTGCGGCTTTGATGCGGGCCCGGCCCGCGGATCTGGTGCGCACCCTCGATGTGCTGCTCGAGCGCAGCCTGCACGAGATGGACGGCGCGTTCGCCGTCGGCCCCACCCACGGCGACGACATTCTGCCGCTCGACCCGATCGAGGCGATGAGAACCGGTGTTGCGCATCAGGTTCCGCTCATCGTGGGAACCAACGCCGACGAAGGCAAGCTGTTCACCCGATTCATGAAGCTGTTGCCCACCACCGAGCACGCCATCGAGAAGCTGCTGGCCTTCGCCGAACCTGAGACCCGGGACCGCATCACGGCGGCCTATCCGGGCTATCCGCGTCCGGAGGCGTGCGTCCAGCTCGGCGGCGACTTCGCGTTCGGCACCGCCGCCTGGCAGATTGCCGAGGCGCATGGTGCGCACGCCCCGACCTACGTCTATCGCTACGACTACGCGCCGCGCACACTGCACTGGTCTGGGCTGGGCGCCACGCACGCGATGGAACTCCTTGCTGTGTTCGACATCTACCGAACCCGATTTGGCGGGGCGCTGACGGTGGGCATCGACCGGCCATCAGCGCTCAAGGTGAGCCGCGAGGTGCAGAGCCGGTGGCGCAGTTTCAGCCTTTCGGGCGTGCCCGGTGACGGCTGGCCGAGCTACTCCCATCCGGAGCGGCCGGTGCTCGTCTTCGACCGCCACACCCATCTCGAATACGACCCGCACGCCCATCGTCGCGAGGCCTGGGCAGGTTTCTCGCTGGCCGGCCGCTAG
- the trpA gene encoding tryptophan synthase subunit alpha, which translates to MTVQHSQPGRLATVFDACRAEGRAALIGYLPTGYPDVETSIEAMVAMTESGCDIIEVGVPYSDPGMDGPVIATATEAALQGGVRVTDSLRAVEAISAAGGNPVVMTYWNLVLHYGVDAWARDLAAAGGLGMITPDLIPDEADKWFAASDAHNLDRIFLVAPSSTPERLAKTVQACRGFVYAASTMGVTGARDVVSHAAPALVHRVKEVSDIPVGVGLGVRSREQAAEIASFADGVIVGSALVSALTDGVPAVRALTEELAVGVRQKVPAS; encoded by the coding sequence GTGACCGTGCAGCACAGCCAGCCGGGCCGGCTGGCCACGGTGTTCGACGCGTGTCGGGCCGAGGGCCGCGCCGCCCTCATCGGGTACCTGCCCACCGGCTACCCGGATGTCGAGACGTCGATCGAGGCCATGGTCGCGATGACCGAATCTGGTTGCGACATCATCGAAGTCGGTGTGCCCTACTCCGATCCCGGGATGGACGGGCCAGTGATCGCGACCGCGACCGAAGCCGCGCTGCAAGGCGGAGTCCGGGTGACCGACTCGCTGCGGGCCGTCGAGGCCATCAGCGCCGCGGGAGGCAACCCGGTTGTCATGACCTACTGGAACCTGGTGTTGCACTACGGGGTTGACGCGTGGGCTCGCGATCTGGCCGCCGCCGGAGGCTTGGGCATGATCACGCCCGACCTGATTCCCGACGAGGCCGACAAGTGGTTCGCCGCCTCCGACGCCCACAATCTGGACCGAATCTTCCTGGTCGCGCCGTCCTCGACGCCGGAGCGACTCGCCAAGACCGTGCAGGCGTGCCGCGGTTTCGTCTATGCCGCGTCCACGATGGGTGTCACCGGTGCCCGCGACGTCGTGTCGCACGCCGCACCGGCGCTGGTGCATCGGGTCAAGGAGGTCTCCGACATTCCCGTCGGGGTCGGTCTCGGGGTGCGCTCACGCGAGCAGGCCGCCGAGATCGCGTCGTTCGCCGACGGGGTGATCGTCGGATCCGCGTTGGTGTCTGCACTCACCGATGGGGTACCGGCTGTGCGGGCGCTGACCGAAGAATTGGCTGTTGGAGTGCGACAGAAGGTGCCTGCTTCGTGA
- the trpC gene encoding indole-3-glycerol phosphate synthase TrpC translates to MSSATVLDSIIEGVRADVAAREAIVSLDEVKAAAESAPAPLDVLAALRAPGIAVIAEVKRASPSRGQLANIADPAELARAYQSGGARVISVLTEERRFHGSLADLDAVRAAVRIPVLRKDFVVRPYQIHEARAHGADMLLLIVAALEQPALESMLERTESLGMTALVEVHTEEEADRALQAGAKVIGVNARDLKTLEVDRDCFARIAPGLPSDIIRVAESGVRGTADLLAYAGAGADAVLVGEGLVTSGDPRSAVADLVTAGAHPSCPKPAR, encoded by the coding sequence ATGAGTTCGGCAACCGTGCTCGACTCCATCATCGAGGGAGTCCGCGCTGACGTTGCCGCCCGCGAGGCGATCGTGAGCCTCGACGAGGTCAAGGCAGCCGCCGAGTCCGCACCCGCCCCGCTTGACGTGCTTGCCGCGCTGCGCGCTCCGGGTATCGCGGTCATCGCCGAAGTCAAGCGCGCCAGCCCGTCACGTGGCCAGCTGGCCAACATCGCCGACCCCGCCGAGCTGGCCCGCGCCTATCAGAGCGGCGGTGCCCGGGTGATCAGCGTGCTCACCGAGGAGCGCCGTTTCCACGGCTCGCTCGCCGACCTTGACGCAGTGCGCGCTGCCGTCAGAATTCCGGTGCTGCGCAAGGACTTCGTCGTCCGGCCGTACCAGATCCACGAGGCCAGGGCGCACGGCGCCGACATGCTGTTGCTCATCGTTGCCGCACTCGAGCAGCCGGCCCTGGAGTCGATGCTTGAGCGCACCGAATCGTTGGGGATGACGGCTCTGGTTGAGGTCCACACCGAGGAGGAGGCCGACCGGGCGCTGCAGGCCGGGGCCAAGGTCATCGGTGTCAACGCGCGCGACCTCAAGACGTTGGAAGTGGACCGGGATTGCTTCGCGCGCATCGCGCCGGGCCTGCCATCGGACATCATCCGGGTGGCCGAGTCTGGTGTGCGTGGCACCGCCGACCTGCTGGCCTACGCCGGTGCGGGCGCCGACGCGGTGCTGGTTGGCGAGGGCCTGGTCACCAGTGGGGATCCCCGCAGCGCGGTGGCTGACCTGGTGACCGCCGGAGCCCATCCGTCGTGCCCGAAACCCGCCCGCTGA
- a CDS encoding TIGR02234 family membrane protein, which yields MIRLGQLLLVVAAVGLWVASRLPWATITSFDGLGQPKTVTLNGATWSNALLPMAVLLLAAAVAGLAVHGWGLRVMAVLVAAVSLALGYLGLSLIVMPDIGPRAAELAQVAVASLVASERHYPGAALTLAVAVCTLVAAVLLLRSAGTARQTAAKYAAPGARRAATRDADAQAGLSERSMWDALDEGHDPTESNTEGR from the coding sequence GTGATCCGTCTCGGGCAGTTGCTGTTGGTCGTCGCAGCTGTCGGGCTGTGGGTGGCCTCCCGACTGCCCTGGGCGACGATCACCTCGTTCGACGGACTCGGGCAACCCAAGACGGTCACGCTCAACGGCGCCACCTGGTCCAACGCCCTGCTGCCGATGGCCGTGCTGCTGTTGGCGGCAGCGGTGGCCGGCCTGGCCGTGCACGGCTGGGGACTGCGCGTGATGGCCGTCCTGGTGGCCGCCGTGAGCCTGGCGCTGGGCTATCTGGGCCTGAGCCTGATCGTGATGCCCGACATCGGGCCCCGCGCCGCTGAACTGGCCCAGGTGGCGGTGGCGTCGCTGGTGGCCAGCGAACGGCACTATCCGGGTGCGGCCCTGACGTTGGCGGTGGCGGTGTGCACCCTGGTGGCTGCCGTCCTGCTGCTGCGTTCGGCAGGCACTGCCCGGCAGACCGCGGCCAAGTACGCCGCGCCCGGGGCGCGGCGAGCAGCCACCCGGGACGCAGACGCCCAGGCCGGGCTGTCGGAGCGGAGCATGTGGGATGCGCTCGATGAGGGTCATGATCCGACCGAGTCGAACACCGAGGGTCGGTGA
- a CDS encoding prolipoprotein diacylglyceryl transferase, translating to MTTTVLAYFPSPSQGVWHLGPVPIRAYALCIIAGIIAALILGDRRWEARGGERGVIYDIALWAVPFGLIGGRLYHLMTDWRTYFGEGGAGIGAALRIWDGGLGIWGAVALGGVGAWIACRRRGIPLPAFGDAVAPGIILAQAIGRLGNYFNQELYGRETTLPWGMEIFYRRDSSGMVDVHSLDGVSTGQVAAVVQPTFLYELLWNLLVFVLLLWADRRFKLGHGRLFALYVAGYCVGRFWVELLRDDTATHIAGIRVNSFTSVFVFIGAVVYIMLAPKGREDPSTLGGTRTDTETSPVEELAEELVAAAKGSGIVAAATIAGEHEAEDAKAVGDVEDAEAVVESEAEPEPAAEPAAEPEPEAEAEAETASEPEAETAAGVEPEPAAEAEPAAEAEPEAAPEPAVEAEPEPEAAPEPAAEAEPEPEPEPEPEPVAEAEPEPEPAAEPEAEPEPVAEAEPEPEPAAEPEAEPEPAVEAEPEPEAAPEPAAEAEPAAEPEAEPEPEPEPAAEPEAEPEPVAEPEPAPTPAAQRRGFTGTVRRILWGVEIRRD from the coding sequence GTGACGACGACTGTGCTGGCGTATTTCCCGAGTCCGTCACAAGGTGTCTGGCATCTGGGTCCGGTACCGATCCGCGCGTACGCGCTGTGCATCATCGCCGGGATCATCGCCGCGCTGATCCTCGGGGATCGCCGGTGGGAGGCGCGCGGCGGAGAACGCGGCGTGATCTACGACATCGCCTTGTGGGCGGTGCCGTTCGGCTTGATCGGTGGCCGGCTGTATCACCTGATGACCGACTGGCGGACCTATTTCGGTGAGGGCGGTGCCGGAATCGGCGCGGCTCTGCGGATCTGGGACGGCGGTCTGGGGATCTGGGGTGCGGTTGCCCTCGGTGGTGTCGGGGCGTGGATTGCCTGCCGGCGCAGGGGGATTCCGCTGCCGGCGTTCGGTGATGCGGTGGCGCCGGGCATCATCTTGGCGCAGGCCATCGGCAGGCTGGGCAATTACTTCAACCAGGAGTTGTACGGCCGCGAGACTACATTGCCGTGGGGCATGGAGATCTTCTACCGGCGTGATTCGTCGGGGATGGTCGACGTGCACTCCCTCGACGGTGTGTCCACCGGCCAGGTTGCGGCTGTCGTGCAGCCCACGTTCCTCTACGAATTGCTCTGGAACCTCTTGGTTTTCGTGCTCCTGCTGTGGGCCGACCGACGGTTCAAGTTGGGTCATGGCCGGCTGTTCGCACTGTATGTCGCCGGCTATTGCGTCGGCCGGTTCTGGGTCGAGCTGCTGCGCGACGACACCGCGACGCATATCGCCGGTATCCGGGTGAATTCGTTCACCTCGGTGTTCGTGTTCATCGGCGCGGTGGTCTACATCATGCTGGCGCCCAAGGGGCGCGAGGATCCGTCCACGCTCGGCGGTACGCGCACCGATACCGAGACGAGCCCTGTCGAGGAGCTTGCCGAAGAGTTGGTGGCAGCGGCCAAGGGCAGTGGCATCGTCGCTGCCGCAACCATTGCGGGTGAGCACGAGGCTGAGGACGCCAAGGCCGTCGGCGATGTCGAGGACGCCGAGGCTGTGGTTGAGTCTGAAGCTGAGCCGGAGCCTGCTGCCGAGCCTGCTGCCGAGCCGGAACCTGAAGCCGAGGCTGAGGCAGAGACAGCTTCTGAGCCCGAGGCCGAGACCGCGGCTGGAGTTGAGCCGGAGCCCGCGGCTGAAGCTGAGCCCGCGGCTGAAGCTGAGCCGGAAGCTGCGCCTGAGCCCGCGGTCGAAGCTGAGCCTGAGCCGGAAGCTGCGCCTGAGCCGGCGGCTGAAGCTGAGCCCGAGCCCGAGCCCGAGCCCGAGCCTGAGCCCGTGGCCGAAGCTGAGCCCGAGCCCGAGCCTGCGGCCGAGCCGGAAGCTGAGCCTGAGCCCGTGGCCGAAGCTGAGCCCGAGCCCGAGCCTGCGGCCGAGCCGGAAGCTGAGCCCGAGCCCGCGGTCGAAGCTGAGCCCGAGCCGGAAGCTGCGCCTGAGCCGGCGGCTGAGGCCGAGCCCGCGGCCGAGCCGGAAGCTGAGCCTGAGCCTGAGCCCGAGCCCGCGGCCGAGCCGGAAGCTGAGCCCGAGCCTGTTGCTGAACCCGAGCCGGCACCCACGCCCGCCGCGCAGCGTCGCGGCTTCACGGGCACGGTCCGCCGTATCCTCTGGGGCGTCGAGATTCGTCGGGACTAG
- a CDS encoding peroxiredoxin, with amino-acid sequence MKRGDRVADFELPDQTGTVRSLSSLLADGPIVLFFYPAAMTPGCTKEACHFRDLAGEFSAVGASRVGISTDPVDKQAKFAESQRFDYPLLSDADGAVANAFGVKRGLLGKFLPVKRTTFVIDTDRTVLEVISSEVNMDTHADKALALLRDRKTT; translated from the coding sequence ATGAAACGTGGTGACCGTGTAGCCGACTTCGAACTGCCCGACCAGACCGGCACTGTGCGCTCGCTGAGCAGCCTGCTCGCCGACGGGCCGATCGTGCTGTTCTTCTACCCCGCCGCGATGACGCCCGGCTGCACCAAGGAGGCCTGCCACTTCCGTGACCTGGCCGGCGAGTTCTCCGCCGTCGGCGCCTCCCGAGTCGGAATCAGCACCGACCCGGTGGACAAGCAGGCCAAGTTCGCCGAGTCGCAACGTTTCGACTACCCGCTGTTGTCGGACGCCGACGGCGCGGTGGCCAACGCGTTCGGAGTCAAGCGCGGGCTGCTGGGCAAGTTCCTGCCCGTCAAGCGCACGACGTTCGTCATCGACACCGATCGCACCGTGCTCGAGGTGATCTCCAGCGAGGTCAACATGGACACCCACGCCGACAAGGCGCTGGCGCTGCTGCGCGACCGAAAGACGACCTGA